The Nocardioides ochotonae genome segment TACTCGCTGGTGGTCTTCGAGCCCAGCGCGATCATCAGGAACCGCGCGTCGCGGCTGCGTCCGATGCCGGTCCAGAACCGGCCGTCCGGCTCGTGCAGCACCAGCTCGTCCTCGGACTGCGGGGTGCCGAGGCGGTGGCGCCAGACCTTGTCGGGGCGCCAGCTCTCATCGACCGTGGAGTAGTAGGCGTCCACGCCGTTGGGGTGCCAGGTGACGTTGCCGAGCACCCCGGTGAGCTCGTCGGGGAGCAGCTCGCCGGTGGTGAGGTCCTTGAAGCGCACGGTGTAGCGCTCGTCGCCGGCGGTGTCGACCGACCAGGCCAGCAGCCGGTCGTCGAGGCTGATGGCCGAGCCGCCCAGGGAGAAGAACTCGTGGCCCTCGGCGAGCGCGTTGAGGTCGAGCAGCACCTCCTCGCCGGGGAGCGCCGGCTGGTCGGGAGCGCAGTCCTCGGCGGGACGCGGCGGGGTCCAGTCGTCCGCGTCGAGCACCGGCACGCGGCAGCTCGCGCCGTACTCCTTGCCCTCGAAGGAGCGGCCGTAGTACCAGTAGCCGCGGTTGCGGGTCGGCACCGAGAGGTCGGTCTCGAGGGTGCGCGAGCGGATCTCCTCGAAGATCGAGGAGCGCAGGCCCGCGAGGTGGGCGGTGCGCTGCTCGGTCCAGGCGTTCTCGGCCTCGAGGTGGGCGATCACCTCGGGGGAGTCCTTGTCGCGCAGCCACTCGTAGTCGTCGACCCGGGTGTGCCCGTGGATCTCGCGGGTGGTCGGGCGGCGGGGGGCGAGGGGCGGCTGCGTGAGCGGCTCCGCGGCGGCGGAGGCGGGACTGTCGGACATGTCGGCGACGATAGCGTCGCCCCATGACACGACCGACCGTGGACCTCAACGCCGACCTCGGCGAGGAGGTCACCGACGACACCGCGCTGCTGGGCGTGGTCACCAGCGCGAACGTCGCCTGCGGCTACCACGCCGGCAACGCCGCGATCATGCGCGCGGTGTGCGAGGAGGCGGCCACCCGCGGCGTGAGCATCGGGGCCCAGGTCTCCTACGACGACCGGGAGAACTTCGGGCGGGTGGCGCGCGACGTCGCGTCCCGCGTGCTGCGCGAGCAGGTCGCCGACCAGGTCGGCACGCTCGCGCAGATCGCCGCGGCCGCCGGCACGACGGTGCGCTACGTCAAGCCGCACGGCGCGCTGTACCACCGGGTGATCGTCGATGCCGCGCAGGCCGGCGCGGTGCTCGATGGCTCCGGCGACCTGCCGGTGCTGGGGATGCCGGGCCACCTCCTCGACGGCGCGCGCGCCGCCGGGCGCCGGGTGCTGCACGAGGGCTTCCCCGACCGCGGGTACGGCGCGGACGGCCGGCTGCTCCCTCGGGGGCTGCCGGGCGCGCTGCTGGAGGACGTCGCCGAGATCGCCGCCCAGGCGGTGCGGCTCGCGGGGCGGGTGGACTCGGTCTGCGTGCACGGCGACAGCCCCGGCGCGGTCGCGCACGCCCACGCCGTACGACGCGCGCTGGAGGAGTCCGGCCACGTGCTGGGGCCGTGGTGGCGCGGCGAGGCGGACGCTCTCGACTGAGAACCGGCCCGGTGGGCGCGAGAAGATATATGATCTGCGTCTCGTCCACCTGAGGAGTTCTCGATGTCCCACATCGTCGTCACCGGCAGCACCAAGGGAGTCGGCAACGCCCTCGCCCGCGAGTTCCTCCGCCGCGGCCACTCGGTCGTCGTGACCGGCCGTGGCAAGGCGGCCGTCGACGAGGTCGTCGGCAAGCTGGCCCCGGAGGCGGCCGGCGGCGCCCGCGTGCTCGGACGGGCCACCGACGTCACCGACATCGACGACGTGCAGGGCCTGTGGGACCACGCCGTGGACGAGCTGGGCGGCGTCGACCTGTGGGTCAACAACGCCGGTGTCGCGCACACCACGGCCGCGATCGTCGACACCACGCCCGCCGACGTCCGCGCGATGGTCAGCACCAACATGCTCGGCACGATCTTCGGCTCCCAGGTCGCGGTGCGCGGCATGCTCGCCCAGGGCGGCGGGCAGCTGTTCAACGTCCTCGGCGGCGGCAGCGACGGCAGGATCCGCCCGAACATGGGCGTCTACGCCGCCACCAAGCGCGGCCTCGACATGTTCACCCGCGCCCTGGTCAAGGAGACCAAGGACAGCGGGGTCCGGATCGGCCAGGTGCGTCCCGGGATGCTGATCACCGAGGGCTGGCTGCGCGAGGCGGCGGTCGCGCCCGAGCAGGTCGCCAGCCAGCGCAAGATCCTCAACATCCTGTGCGACCACGTCGACGAGGTCGCGCCCCACCTCGTCGAGAGGATGCTCGCCAGCACCCGCACCGGCGAGGAGATCGCCTGGCTGACCAACGCCCGGATGATGCGCAAGTTCATGTCGCCCAAGCAGGACGTGCTCGCCCGCTACGGGCTGTAGTGCGCTCGCGCGCGGCCGGCGCGCGCTGCCAGACTGGGCCCATGCGATTCCGGGCGGTCGGCGAGCACGCGCTGCTGGTCGAGGTCGAGGACGCCGGCAGCGCCCTGGCCCTGGCCGCCTGGGCCCGGGGCGCCGGCATCGAGGCGACCGACGTGGTGCCGGGCGCCGGCACCGTGCTCTTCGACGGCGTCGCGCCGGACCTGGCCGACCGGCTCGCCGCCTGGCCCGGCCCGGGCGAGTCCGCGCCCGGGGGGCTGGTCGAGGTGGCCGTCACGTGGGACGGGCCCGACCTGGAGTGGGTCGCGGAGCGGTGGGGGACCGATCCCGCGGGGGTGGCCGCTCGGCTGGGCGGACTCGAGCTGGTGTCGGCGTTCTGCGGCTTCGCGCCGGGCTTCGCCTACCTCGCCGGCCTGCCCGCGGACCTCGCCGTACCCCGGCTCGCGACGCCGCGGCCGCGGGTACCGGCCGGGTCGGTCGCGCTCGCCGACGCGTGGTGCGGCGTCTACCCCTCCGCCTCCCCGGGCGGCTGGCGGCTGCTCGGACACACCGACGCGCCGCTGTGGGACGTCGACCGGGCGGAGCCGGCGCTGCTCGCGCCCGGCACCCGGGTGCGGTTCGTGAGCGCGTGAGCGCGGGCGTGCTGCACGTCGTGGCCGCGGGGACGCTCACCACCGTGCAGGACCGCGGCCGGCCGGGGCTTGCGCACCTCGGCGTCCCGCGGGCCGGTGCGCTGGACGCACCCGCCGCGGCCCTGGCCAACCGGCTCGTCG includes the following:
- a CDS encoding 5-oxoprolinase subunit PxpA produces the protein MTRPTVDLNADLGEEVTDDTALLGVVTSANVACGYHAGNAAIMRAVCEEAATRGVSIGAQVSYDDRENFGRVARDVASRVLREQVADQVGTLAQIAAAAGTTVRYVKPHGALYHRVIVDAAQAGAVLDGSGDLPVLGMPGHLLDGARAAGRRVLHEGFPDRGYGADGRLLPRGLPGALLEDVAEIAAQAVRLAGRVDSVCVHGDSPGAVAHAHAVRRALEESGHVLGPWWRGEADALD
- a CDS encoding SDR family oxidoreductase is translated as MSHIVVTGSTKGVGNALAREFLRRGHSVVVTGRGKAAVDEVVGKLAPEAAGGARVLGRATDVTDIDDVQGLWDHAVDELGGVDLWVNNAGVAHTTAAIVDTTPADVRAMVSTNMLGTIFGSQVAVRGMLAQGGGQLFNVLGGGSDGRIRPNMGVYAATKRGLDMFTRALVKETKDSGVRIGQVRPGMLITEGWLREAAVAPEQVASQRKILNILCDHVDEVAPHLVERMLASTRTGEEIAWLTNARMMRKFMSPKQDVLARYGL
- a CDS encoding 5-oxoprolinase subunit B family protein encodes the protein MRFRAVGEHALLVEVEDAGSALALAAWARGAGIEATDVVPGAGTVLFDGVAPDLADRLAAWPGPGESAPGGLVEVAVTWDGPDLEWVAERWGTDPAGVAARLGGLELVSAFCGFAPGFAYLAGLPADLAVPRLATPRPRVPAGSVALADAWCGVYPSASPGGWRLLGHTDAPLWDVDRAEPALLAPGTRVRFVSA